In Mangifera indica cultivar Alphonso chromosome 1, CATAS_Mindica_2.1, whole genome shotgun sequence, a single genomic region encodes these proteins:
- the LOC123209140 gene encoding protein GRIM REAPER, translating to MAATTSTLLYLTLSLLLFLQFHIVFTFPFDVDADADDNEVYVLDNPVPNFRSRSRMLTQGSNVIKKGTHCDPEHKNICDGVSANKGTSLLYCCKTHCRNILSDMNNCGRCGVKCKFGERCCNGRCTSVVYNDNHCGKCNRKCPFGVKCEFGSCGYA from the coding sequence ATGGCAGCTACAACTTCTACTCTTCTCTACCTAACCCTATCTCTCCTCTTATTCCTACAATTCCACATAGTTTTCACCTTTCCATTTGATGTTGATGCTGATGCTGATGACAATGAAGTCTATGTTCTCGACAACCCAGTTCCGAATTTTCGATCGAGAAGCAGGATGTTGACGCAGGGGAGCAATGTGATAAAGAAAGGGACGCATTGTGATCCTGAACACAAGAACATCTGTGATGGGGTTTCTGCCAACAAAGGCACCAGCCTGCTCTACTGCTGCAAGACACATTGCCGGAATATCCTCAGCGACATGAATAACTGCGGCCGTTGTGGGGTGAAGTGCAAGTTCGGAGAGCGGTGCTGCAATGGAAGGTGTACAAGTGTTGTTTACAATGACAATCATTGTGGGAAGTGCAACAGGAAATGCCCTTTTGGGGTTAAATGTGAATTTGGAAGCTGCGGCTATGCATGA